A stretch of DNA from bacterium:
GATGCCGGCGATGACGAGCCACATCATCGCGACCAGCACGCTTGCGATCCCGGTGCTGATCATCAGCGAGACGTCTCTGAGCTTCCTGGGCCTGGGTATCCGCCCACCGGCCATCAGCTGGGGGGTGCTGCTGCAGGAAGCGCAAAATATCCAGACCGTCGCGCAGGCGCCGTGGCTGCTCATCCCGGGCGTAGTCGTGATCATCGCTGTGCTCGCGTTCAACCTCGTCGGCGACGGGCTCCGCGACGCCGCCGATCCGTACGGCCATTAGCGTGGTGCGCCGAATGAGATGCCGCCCATGCCGGTGAGCGATCAGGCACGGCCGCTGCTCTCGGTGCGCGACCTCAAAGTTCACTTCTTCATGGACGAGGGCGTAGTCAAGGCCGTCGACGGGATCTCCTTCGACGTCGTGCCGGGCGAGGTGTTCGGCGTCGTGGGGGAGACCGGCTGTGGCAAGTCGGTGGCCATGCGGGCGATCCTTCGCATCGTCGAGCCACCCGGGCGCATCGTGTCCGGCGAGATCATACTGCGCCGGCCGCGCGCCGGAACCGGCGGCGGCCGCGACGACATCGTCCAGGACCTGGCCAGGCTCGATTCCGGCGGGATCGAGATGCGCAGCATCCGCGGCGGCGAGATCGCCCTGATCCCGCAGGAGCCGATGGCGGCGTTCAGCCCCGTGCACTCGGTCGGCAATCAGATTCTAGAGGCGATTGCGCTCCACCGGAACGTGAACGAGCGTGAGGCCAGGCGCCTCGCCGTTTCGCTATGCCGGGACGTCGGGATCCCGGCTCCCGAGCAGCGCCTGGGCAACTACGCTTGGCAGTTGAGCGGCGGCCTGCGTCAGCGGGCCCTCATCGCCATGGCGCTCTCGTGCAACCCGCGCCTCCTGATCGCGGACGAACCGACGACGGCGGTGGACGTCACTACGCAGGCCCAGGTGCTGCGCTTGCTGCGCCAGCTCCAGCAGGCACGCAACGCCGCCATCATCTTCATCACGCACGATCTCGGTGTGATCGCCCAGATGGCCGATCGCGTGATGGTGATGTACCTCGGCCGGGTGATGGAGCAAGGACCCGTCGACCGGATCTTCCACGCGGCGCAGCATCCCTACACGCAGGCGCTGCTGCGATCCATCCCGAGCATGCATTCGGCACCCCGAACCCACCTGCCGACCATCAGCGGCTCGATCCCGCATCCATTCAACCGCCCGCGCGGTTGTCCGTTTCATCCGCGCTGTCCGCACGTGATCCCCGGCAGGTGCGATCGGGAGTCTCCCGCCCTGCGGCCGGTGGCCGACGGGCATCAGGTCAGCTGTTTCCTCTACGAGCCGGCGGCGGAATAGGCATGATCGAGGCTTCGCCGGACCCCCGGCCGTTGCTCGAGGTCCGGCATCTCCGCAAGCTCTTCCCGATCCAAAAAGGGGTGACGCGACGGGTGGTGGGCCACGTCCGCGCGGTGGACGACGTCAGCTTCGCGATCCGGGAAGGGGAAACCCTCGGGCTCGTCGGCGAGAGCGGCTGCGGCAAGACGACCGCGGCTCGCTGCATCTTGCGGGCCCACATCCCCACGAGCGGCGAGATCCTGTTTCGAACGGCCGAGGGCGCCGTCGTCGACCTGGCCAAGCTGTCCCGGCGCGAGCTGGGCCCGCTTCGCCCGCAGATCCAGATGATCTTCCAGGATCCCTACGCCTCGCTCAACCCCCGCATGACTATCGCGGATATCGTGGGCGAGCCGCTGCTGGTCAACGGGATGAGGGACCGCCGGGCGCGCACGGAGCGCGTCGAGGAGCTGCTGCAGCTCGTCGGCCTGCGGCCGGAGTTCATGCCGCGCTTCCCCCACGCCTTCAGCGGCGGTCAGCGGCAACGCATCGGGATCGCCCGCGCGCTGGCGCTGCATCCGCGCCTCGTGGTCGCGGACGAGCCGGTCTCCGCGCTGGACGTTTCGGTGCAG
This window harbors:
- a CDS encoding ABC transporter ATP-binding protein; translation: MPVSDQARPLLSVRDLKVHFFMDEGVVKAVDGISFDVVPGEVFGVVGETGCGKSVAMRAILRIVEPPGRIVSGEIILRRPRAGTGGGRDDIVQDLARLDSGGIEMRSIRGGEIALIPQEPMAAFSPVHSVGNQILEAIALHRNVNEREARRLAVSLCRDVGIPAPEQRLGNYAWQLSGGLRQRALIAMALSCNPRLLIADEPTTAVDVTTQAQVLRLLRQLQQARNAAIIFITHDLGVIAQMADRVMVMYLGRVMEQGPVDRIFHAAQHPYTQALLRSIPSMHSAPRTHLPTISGSIPHPFNRPRGCPFHPRCPHVIPGRCDRESPALRPVADGHQVSCFLYEPAAE
- a CDS encoding oligopeptide/dipeptide ABC transporter ATP-binding protein — protein: MIEASPDPRPLLEVRHLRKLFPIQKGVTRRVVGHVRAVDDVSFAIREGETLGLVGESGCGKTTAARCILRAHIPTSGEILFRTAEGAVVDLAKLSRRELGPLRPQIQMIFQDPYASLNPRMTIADIVGEPLLVNGMRDRRARTERVEELLQLVGLRPEFMPRFPHAFSGGQRQRIGIARALALHPRLVVADEPVSALDVSVQAQILNLMLDLQRQLRLTYLFIGHNLSVVKHICDRVVVMYVGKIAESATAPELFSAPKHPYTAALMAAVPVPDPRRKVGDIELQGEVANPANPPSGCYFHPRCPHAVDLCRTQAPVLEEISPGHLVSCHR